One genomic segment of Proteobacteria bacterium CG1_02_64_396 includes these proteins:
- a CDS encoding nicotinate phosphoribosyltransferase — protein sequence MNTYNPILDTDSYKASHFLQYPPSARGLFAYIESRGGVHESTLFFGLQYILARYLSTPITHAMIDDACDLLTAHGEPFNEAGWRLVVERHGGRLPLEVRALPEGSVVPTGNALVTVESTDPDLFWLVSYVETMLLRVWYPITVATQSWAIKQVIARTLAQTSDDPAGQLGFKLHDFGARGVSSFESAGIGGLAHLVNFMGSDTVSALLCGRDYYDEPLAAFSIPAAEHSTVVAWGRDGEVDAYRNMLTRFGKPGALLACVSDSYDLYGAIEHLWGGALKQQLVDSGATVVIRPDSGDPAEVALKTTALLDAAFGHTVNGKGFKVLNHVRVIYGDGINERSIREILSTLTGAGYAADNIAFGMGGALLQQVDRDTQRMAMKSSAILMPEGWREIFKAPITDPGKTSKKGVLTTWRHEGSGAWQTGLRGECPGAGWGDAMQTVWRDGALLVRQSLAEIRQRSWIRCPPARSS from the coding sequence ATGAACACCTACAACCCGATCCTCGACACCGACTCCTACAAGGCCAGTCACTTCCTGCAATACCCCCCCAGCGCCCGTGGGCTGTTTGCCTACATCGAATCCCGGGGCGGGGTGCACGAGTCCACCCTGTTTTTTGGGCTGCAATACATCTTGGCCCGCTACCTTTCCACCCCGATCACCCACGCCATGATCGACGATGCGTGCGATCTGCTCACCGCCCACGGCGAGCCCTTCAATGAGGCCGGATGGCGTCTGGTGGTCGAGCGGCACGGGGGGCGGCTGCCGCTGGAGGTTCGGGCGCTGCCCGAGGGGAGCGTTGTCCCCACCGGCAACGCTTTGGTGACGGTGGAGTCGACCGATCCCGACCTTTTCTGGCTGGTCTCCTACGTCGAAACCATGCTGCTGCGGGTCTGGTACCCGATCACCGTGGCGACCCAGTCCTGGGCGATCAAGCAGGTCATCGCCCGCACCCTGGCGCAAACCAGCGACGACCCGGCAGGTCAGCTCGGCTTCAAACTCCACGATTTCGGGGCGCGGGGGGTATCGAGTTTCGAGTCGGCGGGGATCGGCGGGCTGGCCCACCTGGTCAACTTCATGGGGAGCGACACCGTCAGCGCTCTGCTCTGCGGCCGCGATTATTACGACGAGCCGCTGGCCGCCTTCTCGATTCCGGCGGCGGAGCACTCGACCGTCGTCGCCTGGGGGCGCGACGGCGAGGTCGATGCCTACCGCAACATGCTGACCCGCTTCGGTAAACCGGGGGCGCTGCTGGCCTGTGTTTCCGACAGCTACGACCTCTATGGCGCCATCGAGCACCTGTGGGGGGGAGCGCTCAAACAGCAACTGGTCGACTCGGGGGCAACGGTGGTGATCCGCCCCGACTCGGGCGATCCGGCCGAGGTGGCGCTCAAAACCACCGCCCTGCTCGACGCCGCCTTCGGCCACACGGTCAACGGCAAAGGGTTCAAGGTGCTCAACCATGTGCGGGTGATCTACGGCGACGGCATCAACGAGCGCTCGATCCGAGAGATCCTGAGCACCCTGACCGGGGCCGGATACGCTGCCGACAACATCGCCTTCGGCATGGGGGGGGCGCTGTTGCAACAGGTCGACCGCGATACCCAGCGCATGGCGATGAAGAGCTCGGCGATCTTGATGCCCGAGGGATGGCGGGAGATCTTCAAGGCCCCCATCACCGACCCCGGCAAAACCTCGAAAAAGGGGGTGCTGACCACCTGGCGGCACGAGGGGAGCGGCGCCTGGCAAACCGGTTTGCGGGGCGAATGCCCCGGCGCGGGGTGGGGAGACGCCATGCAAACGGTGTGGCGCGACGGGGCATTGCTGGTGCGGCAGAGCCTTGCCGAGATCCGGCAACGCTCTTGGATTCGCTGCCCCCCTGCCCGCTCATCCTGA
- a CDS encoding quercetin 2,3-dioxygenase, translating to MMQIRRAADRGYFDHGWLKTHHTFSFADYHDPAHMGFSALRVINDDWIAPHQGFGTHGHRDMEILTYMVSGVLTHRDSMGHEQTLVHGEVQRMSAGTGVRHSEINEGDQPVRLLQIWLLPEEQGINPRYGQKRFDLEAGHGHFTLLASRDGAEGSLTIHQDVRVYRGLLDSGQALEQALDVGRRHWIQMVDGTVHLNGELLHPGDGIALIGETSMMIEAQENAELLWFDLA from the coding sequence ATGATGCAGATCCGCCGCGCCGCCGACCGGGGTTACTTCGACCACGGCTGGCTCAAGACCCACCACACCTTCTCCTTTGCCGACTACCACGACCCCGCCCACATGGGGTTTTCCGCGCTGCGGGTCATCAACGACGACTGGATCGCCCCCCACCAGGGGTTCGGCACCCACGGCCACCGCGACATGGAGATCCTGACCTACATGGTTTCGGGGGTTCTGACCCACCGCGACAGCATGGGACACGAGCAGACGCTGGTACACGGCGAGGTGCAGCGGATGAGCGCCGGAACCGGGGTGCGCCACAGCGAAATCAACGAGGGGGATCAGCCGGTGCGGCTGCTGCAAATCTGGCTGCTGCCCGAGGAACAGGGGATCAACCCCCGCTATGGCCAGAAGCGCTTCGATCTGGAGGCGGGGCACGGCCATTTCACCCTGCTCGCCAGCCGCGATGGTGCAGAAGGGTCGCTGACGATTCATCAGGATGTGCGGGTCTACCGGGGGCTTTTGGACAGCGGGCAGGCGTTGGAACAAGCGCTCGACGTAGGGCGACGCCACTGGATTCAGATGGTTGACGGTACCGTCCACCTCAACGGCGAGCTGCTCCATCCCGGCGATGGCATCGCCCTGATCGGAGAGACATCGATGATGATCGAGGCGCAGGAGAACGCCGAGCTGTTGTGGTTCGACTTGGCGTAA